A single region of the Arthrobacter sp. V1I7 genome encodes:
- a CDS encoding IS110 family transposase, giving the protein MSLDVAVVRAPTVVVVAVDVGKSTVALSVTGADRRRLLGQVDFKMTAPGLEAVLARVRRVLPVAGALVKVGIEAAGHYHRPLLAPSAWPAGWEVLELNPAHVAEQRRVQGRRRIKTDAIDLEAITELVLAGRGVPVRSRELVIGELAAWSAHRRRRVQTRTATKNQLLGQLDRCFPGLGLVLPDVLGTKVGRFVAEHFADPHRLAALGAGRFIRFAAVRGLQVRRPVAEGLVTAARDALPMPDAAVAREVLAADLVLLSDLDAQVTAAEAAMAALLPRSPFATLITVPGWGTVRAGNYGAAVGDPHRWPGPSQVYRASGLSPMQYESAGRRRDGSISREGSVTLRRALIDLGIGLWLCDGPSRAHAAALKERGKNGGVVACAMAHRANRIAYALVRDQTAYDPAHWA; this is encoded by the coding sequence ATGTCTCTTGATGTTGCTGTGGTGCGGGCGCCAACGGTTGTTGTTGTTGCTGTCGATGTGGGAAAGTCGACGGTCGCGTTGTCGGTCACGGGCGCAGATCGCCGGCGTTTGCTGGGTCAAGTGGATTTTAAGATGACAGCGCCGGGGCTTGAGGCAGTTCTGGCACGTGTCCGCCGCGTGCTGCCCGTTGCCGGGGCCCTGGTCAAGGTGGGGATAGAGGCTGCAGGCCACTACCATCGTCCTTTGCTGGCACCGTCTGCATGGCCTGCCGGGTGGGAGGTACTGGAGCTGAATCCGGCACACGTCGCCGAGCAACGGCGTGTCCAGGGCAGGCGCAGAATCAAGACCGATGCGATCGATCTTGAGGCGATCACCGAGCTGGTACTCGCCGGCCGCGGGGTTCCGGTGCGGTCCCGGGAGCTGGTCATCGGTGAACTGGCTGCCTGGTCCGCGCATCGGAGGCGACGGGTCCAGACCCGGACTGCCACGAAGAACCAACTGCTGGGCCAGCTGGACCGCTGTTTCCCAGGGCTTGGCCTGGTTCTGCCCGATGTGTTGGGCACCAAGGTCGGCAGGTTCGTCGCGGAACACTTTGCCGATCCGCACAGGCTGGCGGCCCTGGGCGCCGGCCGGTTCATCCGTTTCGCGGCCGTCCGGGGACTGCAGGTGCGACGGCCGGTGGCGGAAGGGCTGGTCACGGCCGCACGGGATGCGTTGCCAATGCCTGACGCTGCCGTCGCCAGGGAGGTTTTGGCCGCGGATCTGGTGTTGTTGTCGGACCTGGACGCCCAGGTAACGGCGGCCGAGGCGGCGATGGCCGCGTTGCTGCCCCGTAGTCCTTTTGCCACGCTGATCACGGTCCCCGGTTGGGGAACGGTCCGGGCCGGGAATTACGGTGCCGCCGTGGGCGACCCGCACCGCTGGCCCGGACCGTCTCAGGTCTATCGGGCCTCAGGGCTGTCTCCGATGCAGTACGAGTCCGCCGGCAGGCGCCGGGACGGTTCCATCAGCCGCGAAGGCAGCGTGACCCTGCGCCGGGCGCTGATCGACCTGGGCATTGGCCTATGGCTCTGCGACGGGCCCAGCCGCGCCCACGCGGCCGCGTTGAAGGAGCGTGGGAAGAACGGTGGCGTCGTCGCCTGTGCGATGGCGCACCGTGCCAACCGGATCGCCTACGCCTTGGTGCGTGACCAGACAGCCTACGACCCCGCGCACTGGGCCTGA
- a CDS encoding DUF4192 family protein translates to MATIPHLLGITPSESFVVLTAHAGALGATLRVDAPEQVEPLDYAQTLTSHAANDDKATASYIVVYTDEDQDSYPYAAHVASLVSELAAARMPVRNVWLVTSSYWTEFGTDEEHPLEQITDSQANATFTFFGSATDIDVYNPALLGNLGNAGGSTRGQRRGH, encoded by the coding sequence CTGGCGACCATACCGCATTTGCTGGGGATAACGCCTTCGGAATCGTTTGTGGTCCTCACCGCCCATGCCGGTGCCCTCGGCGCGACGCTGCGGGTGGATGCACCCGAACAAGTCGAGCCGCTGGACTACGCGCAGACGCTGACCAGCCACGCCGCCAACGATGACAAGGCAACGGCGTCCTACATCGTCGTCTACACCGACGAGGATCAGGACAGCTACCCGTACGCCGCGCATGTCGCCTCGCTGGTCAGCGAGCTGGCCGCAGCCCGGATGCCCGTGCGGAACGTCTGGCTCGTGACCTCGAGCTACTGGACGGAGTTCGGCACCGACGAGGAGCACCCGCTGGAGCAGATCACCGACAGCCAAGCCAACGCGACGTTTACCTTCTTCGGCAGCGCCACGGACATTGACGTCTACAACCCCGCCCTTCTGGGCAACCTGGGCAATGCCGGTGGAAGCACCCGAGGGCAGCGAAGAGGACATTGA
- a CDS encoding DUF4192 family protein yields MEAPEGSEEDIEEACTAWAAVLDSAGTPDRETVRSIAGAFQHKMVRDFLFRETITTHNGNFADVILGNFTGRPDWNRVDRAQAMAFELMKAVPAGQRAPMLTLMGWLEWLKGDGTQAGRYLKHADTDAPGFRLAGLLRELINRGSVADAARDPETSYQRHNN; encoded by the coding sequence GTGGAAGCACCCGAGGGCAGCGAAGAGGACATTGAGGAAGCATGCACAGCGTGGGCGGCCGTGCTGGACAGCGCCGGGACCCCCGACCGCGAAACGGTCCGGAGCATCGCGGGAGCGTTCCAGCACAAAATGGTCCGGGACTTCCTGTTCCGCGAGACCATCACCACCCACAACGGCAACTTCGCCGACGTCATCCTCGGGAACTTCACCGGACGACCGGACTGGAACCGGGTGGACCGGGCCCAGGCCATGGCTTTCGAGCTGATGAAAGCAGTCCCGGCGGGCCAGCGCGCACCGATGCTGACCCTGATGGGGTGGCTGGAATGGCTCAAAGGCGACGGCACCCAGGCGGGCCGGTACCTCAAGCACGCGGACACGGATGCACCCGGGTTCCGGCTGGCAGGGCTGCTGCGGGAACTGATCAACCGCGGTTCGGTCGCCGACGCCGCCCGCGACCCCGAAACCTCCTACCAGCGCCACAACAACTGA
- a CDS encoding IS110 family transposase, which yields MTLTTTQPVRTVTIGVDTHSLVHHAAALDSMGQILGDRRFSTDLAGYQELLDWAAGFGIISAFGVECTGSYGAGLTRHLLAAGVDVVEVNRGHSLTRSRSGKNDAIDAEEAARKVLSDECSSPAKDTTGAVEAIRHLHLVRDSAIKSRTAALVQLRDILVTAPEPLRQRLDAKTLQAKATQARSLRPDMDRMDKPEQAAKYALRELGRRVYDLTTQINDADKHLNRLLHAVAPTVMALPQVGPVSAAQLLITAGENIDRFPSEAAFARLCGVAPVPVSSGKSHRMRLHRGGNRQANRLIYLITVGRLKIDPRSQAYRDRKRSQGHSSGDIIRSLKRYVARELYFALKKDLSVRRVNPFMGL from the coding sequence ATGACTCTCACAACGACACAACCGGTCAGGACCGTCACCATCGGCGTGGACACACATTCGCTTGTCCACCACGCAGCCGCTCTGGATTCAATGGGGCAGATCTTGGGCGACCGCCGTTTCTCCACGGACTTGGCCGGTTATCAGGAGCTTCTGGATTGGGCGGCAGGCTTTGGAATCATCAGCGCCTTCGGGGTTGAATGCACCGGCTCCTACGGAGCCGGCCTAACACGGCACCTGCTTGCCGCAGGCGTGGATGTTGTAGAAGTGAACAGGGGTCATTCCTTGACCCGCAGCCGCTCCGGCAAGAACGACGCCATCGACGCAGAAGAGGCAGCCCGGAAGGTCCTCTCCGACGAGTGTTCCTCACCCGCCAAGGACACGACCGGCGCCGTCGAAGCCATCAGGCATTTGCACCTCGTGCGGGACTCCGCCATCAAATCCCGCACGGCAGCCCTCGTTCAGTTGCGCGACATCCTCGTCACCGCTCCGGAGCCCCTGAGGCAGCGACTCGACGCGAAGACCCTTCAAGCCAAGGCAACACAGGCAAGGTCACTTCGACCCGACATGGACCGGATGGACAAGCCCGAGCAAGCTGCCAAGTACGCTCTCCGGGAATTAGGCAGACGGGTATACGACCTCACCACACAGATCAATGATGCCGACAAGCACCTAAACCGCCTTCTGCACGCAGTCGCACCCACGGTCATGGCATTGCCGCAGGTAGGACCTGTAAGCGCGGCACAACTGCTCATCACCGCAGGGGAAAACATCGACAGGTTCCCAAGCGAGGCAGCGTTCGCACGCCTCTGCGGAGTCGCGCCGGTACCGGTCTCGTCAGGTAAGTCTCACCGCATGCGGCTCCACCGCGGAGGCAACCGCCAAGCCAACAGACTCATCTACCTCATCACGGTGGGCCGACTAAAGATCGATCCTCGATCCCAGGCCTACCGGGACAGGAAACGCAGCCAGGGCCATTCGAGTGGGGATATCATCCGCAGCCTCAAACGCTACGTCGCCAGAGAACTCTACTTCGCACTGAAAAAGGATCTTTCAGTGCGAAGAGTCAACCCTTTTATGGGTCTGTGA